The nucleotide window TTACATCGCCAGCATAGGAATGTAACTCGTGGACTCCCTGTACTGATAATTGCGTAGATTGTAATTGAAAACTTGAAGAACGGCATCTTAAATATGTGCAATAAAAATGCAATGGTCACTCATTTTCCCCCAATGTCATCAGAAATATCAGTATTGGAAATGTCCTGGAAATATCCTGATAACATTTTGAGACTGTATCTAACTTTTGAAGCCTTTTAGACCAAGAACACATTACCGCGTTTCTACCACTGCGCTCTTCTACTTGAAAACTTGGGAAGGCGGATACGTCTTTTTGTCGTTTTGAAAAATTCTCGGTCTCTTAACTGATGAAATACACCAGAATATACACATGTGCGACGTGAGCATTGTAGCATGTCCTGGAATTTTATTTGAGCATTTATGGCTAACGGAGATTCGcgggagttatgaaataaatgacggcaattgacGCCAGCGCGGGAGGACATTGAACCAGTGTAACCAGTCGACAGTGacacattgttaaaaaatatgtttgtagaCCATGAGGATGTTGAAAATTTTGATGGCTTTGTAACGGAATAGACAACAAATAATTACCACTCAATCCCCCGTGGTTATTACAACAGCGCTTTAATATATTGATTATATTATCTGCTTCAGGAGCcgagatgtcttttttttttttttttagtaagcattcacaatattgtttaCTTTCCAGGAAAAATGGTTTTCTGGGGTGATTCTAAAGTCACTCATAGGTTTTAGAAGCATGTTTTGGCAGGCGCTTTTGTCCTTAATGGGTTCAACGGAAATAATTGTAGAATTAAAATGTACGAATATCtccatttgccttttttttttttttttttgctgcactcATGAGGACTATTTAGCCACTCATAGTATTTCTATGTTGGATTATACCTGGCATTCATAGAGTTTCTTGCGGCCTTTTTTGGCTCCAGCCCCGTTCTGACAGGCCGCCATATGGCACTTCAGCGTGCTGTTCCTTGCAAAACGTTCATGACAGTCAGGACACTCGTATGGTTTCTCACCTACAGATTAGACACAGACAGGGAAAAAGATGTACGATCTAGCATGATTTTATGAGACACCAAAATATACACAACTTGTTTCTGTCGTACCAGTATGCTTTCGCAAGTGCTCCTTAAAGTGCCCAAAATGGTCGAAGTGCTTCTTACAGTACTCGCAAATGTGAACTCTCTTTGGAGTTTTCTGATTCTGGGCTTGCTCCTCCGCATCGAAATGGAAGGTGCCCAAGTGCTGAATCAAGGCGCCCTCCCGCGTGTAAGCTTTGCCGCAGTGGATGCACACGTGTGGCTTCTTCAGGAGACTGATATGCGTTTTCATGTGCTGCTTGAGGTGGTAGAACAACTTGAAGGTTCGGTCACAATTTGTACAGCGGAACGCGTTGTCCATTTGAGAAATCTGGACCTCCACCACCTCCACGTTCTCTATCACCTTGGAGGCAGTCACTGTTTCTTCCTGATATTGGACTTCCTGttccaaaataataattaaaaataataaattaaaaaaattaaataaaaatacagctgGACACGTTAATAAACTCTCAGGTGAAAAATAGAGAAGACAAACTCATAATCAATGCCCACCATTTTCAGACTCTCCTTTACCCTTCCACgtgaaaaaatatgtaaaagacAAAATACATTCCTGGGATTGAATGTCTGCATTCTTGCATCGCATATCTTCTGGTTCGACCTCCCGAAAGCTCAGCGTACCTCCTCGATGTCTCCTTTCTTGATGATCTCTAGTGAAGGTTCCCCTTGCTGATACTTGCTGGTGATGTCCGCAAGCAGCGCCAACGCGGAGTCGTTTGATTGGGCGTTCTTTGCGGCATCCACCACCTCCTCCAGCACGGAGTCCTCCACCTCGATTGCACCGTCCGCCATCACCTCGATCTCCACCTACGAACAAAACCAGGCAAACAGATCTCACATCAGTTCCGCCTTTAAAGATATTTTTCACAAGATGTGGCGTCATCggtgacaactgcaaaatacTAACCGGTGCTCCTTCCACTGTGGGTAAGGCTTCTGTGATGACACAAGACGTCTCAGCAATCTTTCTCTTTTTATTGTTGCTCTTTGGCATCACTGAAGGAGGGTCATTTATCCTGCGAAAAGACATGGATTGCATAGACTAATAGCTTAGCCAGTTTTCGGTCAAATTTTAACAAGGCAGGCAACCTAATCCAACCCTAACTCATTAAACTGAATACTATAATAACATGCTTTAGCAACTACATGAGGAAATATGGTAATTCATATGGCCAAACAAAAGGCAAATCTCACTTTTTGGTGAGTGCCTTGATGGCTTCCTGCATCTGGAGGTATTCGGCAGCCTTCCAGACATCAAAGGCTTCTTCTTTTCCCACAACGGCTAATGTGGCCGTGTACGTGAACTCCATCAGTTGCCGGAACGCCATGTTACTCACTCCTAAATGACGACGACAAAGAAGCAGCAGTGGTTAAGGTTTAGGAATATAACTTAATGTcagaattttattttcacaGCCTCGCCTAGTGTAATAAACTTATTTTCTCCAATGGCCTCCAATTAAACACTTCACTACAGACGCAAGAGACATTTGCAGTGAGTTACCAGAAAGTGTACCTTCAATCTCCACCATGGGTTCCTGGGTAAAATCCTGGAAGAATTTGTGAAAAAACTGACTGCAGGCTGCCAGCACTGCCTTATGCGCTCGGAACTGGTGCCCTacgaaacaaaataataatattttagaacattaccaaaaataaaagtttttttgtttgtttatttgtttttttctcaagagCATTCcgcttttagaaataaaatgttgaagtactggctggcaaccagttcaggatgtaccccgcctactgcccaaagccagctgagataggctccagcaccacccgcggtaaagaaaaatggatggatggatggatggatggatggtattagTACAGACTAGGCTTTAAAATTGTCTGGCTGTAAAAATCATGACTACAATCAAATTTTgccaatattaaataaatacaatgatcAAGattggacaaaacaaaacaaaaaaacactatcaTATATTATCTGTACTGTATGGACATGAAAATtggaaacataaataaatgtaaaaatacataaaataataaatcagattAAGGCAATATCTCAGAAATGGGCGCTTGGTCCTTAAGTGCAATTCCTGCCAAAAAGGAAGTTGTGTATATACAACCCACCTACCGTCTACAATCAAAGTGATATCTGTGAACTGGTCCAACTGTCGCTGTTCATTCAATTTGTCCATCATGACTTTGTAGTGAGCGGGGAACTCACTGCCTCCTATGACTTCAGCTGCCATTATTCACCTGATTCTGTCCTAtaagtaaaaacaacaaaaacaaacaaaaaaacacacacattcatgTGTGAGGAAAAAGTAACATACATTTGACTCTCtatgaacatcacatgacctcaATGTACAGCAATGTGCAAAATTTAGTCTAGGGGACCATCACTAGTCTTCCTGTTCAATAGGACATAATTATGAAAAATTGACCTTTAAATTGCTTATACACAGTTGGCTTTCTGCAGTACTTGCCCAAACATAAAACGTGAAACCAAACCACCAAATAAATCTTTTGCCAGCCActtattctgaaaatatttcttTGAGGGAGCCACATATGCTTAGATTAACCCCTGGTGTCTTCATTTGCCATCTGGACAAAGAGAGGTTTACATCTCCTGTTATGAAGAGAGTCTCTGAGTCTCCTGAAATCCAAACAAAGGTGTGAAAACACAAGATATTTTCGTTTTTGGAAGATTATGGCATCGATGGAATCATCCACAACTGAGTATTTTTCTGAAGACATGGATATCTGAATTATTACCAGAATCGTGCAAAGTTGTATCACCATTACTGACTAATCACTTTCTTTCTTGATGACTATCCACATCATTGGCACAGCTGTCACTGGTCAGTACAACAGCACTAATGGTACCATTACACTATGTGAAGACTCTCTGTACTTACGTGTCATGTCTTTCTTTGTCATGGTTGCTTGTTACTGCAGTAACGTAGCTCATACTGCCAGAAGCAAATTCCGTGTCTGTTTTTACATACACTGGCATACAGATGATTCTGATTTTTAACTTCCTACTCCTTGCTTTGTCACAACGGGCTTGTCACGTCTTTTCAACTGAGAATGACGATATGACATATTTCAGATTGTCAAATTGTGAGAGGTAAATTCAATCACGGTGGTGATCCAATTATTTATTGAGATTGTGAAGATATGTAAGATGGGAAATCAGGGACCAGCTCCAACATGGAGGAGACCCAGGGAGTCTTAAAGAAGATGATGCAACAAATTCGGAGAAGCAGGATATTCCCCGTCCATGGTCTTATTTAGGTTCAGGGAGAATGTGTTGTGTCACCTTAAGAACAAGCTACTTCTAGTGTTCAAAAACTTTCCATCTAAGAACAGCTAAGGTGCATTTGTCGTATCATGAGCACTACGTACCCCATTTTgtgtggattatttatttaatttttaaatggtgTGAATAGTACCTTTGCTACCTCTGCTTAATCTACAGAAATTACAAGctcaatttacatttaaaaacaaaaaaaagtggaaggCAGTGCACATAGGAGATATCCAAATGAGGGCCTTCATCATTAACAGGTAATAAAGGTAAGAAAGTTGCTGTTTAGTTAACGACGAAAAACAACGGACTAAGTTTAAAATCAACTTATTCAATACATACACCTTGACTATTAAGACAAGACGGATTCATTGTGGGCCAAATACGATATGATGCCGCATATTTATCTCATATCCGCATGCTAGCATTACTGCTAGTTTACTTCCATGTTAGCACGCCCCGACACAAAACTGCAAGCTGGACCCAAGTGACGTACTcactccaaaaaataaaataaaatgccccaAATTCACTTACCTGTATCATCACTGTCATTGAACATGGTCAAAATAACCAAAGGGCACCACCTGAGTGTTGCCGATAACATTAACGGGCCCCTTAGCATGCTCGCCATTTCGCGTTTGACAATCAACATTACGTCATCAAACCGCGCattaaaatacactttttcCCGGACACATTTTCCGATTCCGACCTCCACGGGTCACAACACGCGATGAAAAGCGTCCCTTGGCATACCTCGAGGTCGTTTATGGTGCTTTGGAGAGTTCTTTATCGGTGACCATTCCTTCGACGCATAACGCGCTGGTAGTGCTTGTCTCGCTTGCTCCGAAAAGGGCGGTCGTTGGACGCAAAGGCCTCAAATTCCCAGAAGCCTTTGCGGTCTTAAGGATGCCTCGTTGCTTGGCGACAGACTTGTTTATTTCACGAATCCGAAGGACTTGTTCGACGTTACCATACTTTCATCCGTgactttagtatttttttttaaattattttttaaattaaaaaacaaattatttttattaccaGTGAAAGATAGCAaataatttttcctttttttttaagctttgctAACAGGTAGCAGAGTCAGTCTTCGGCCAGCAGAGGGAGCTACTCCTTCAACTAAAACGCATCTTTTTCCATGGACAGCAAAGGGTCATTTGCGCCATTGAAATGCAATAAGTCTTTAACAATAAAGAAGAATAGATAACAAATTGTATTAGTGGTTTGTACATCGGCTTTACAATTCTTTATTTGGTTCTAGCTCCCGCCCTATGTGAAGTAAACATGTTCTCCCCCATGCATGGGTAGCTCCAGCTACAcattcatttgaaaaaataaaaataaaaataaaaaagcacgttaggt belongs to Festucalex cinctus isolate MCC-2025b chromosome 5, RoL_Fcin_1.0, whole genome shotgun sequence and includes:
- the znf131 gene encoding zinc finger protein 131 encodes the protein MAAEVIGGSEFPAHYKVMMDKLNEQRQLDQFTDITLIVDGHQFRAHKAVLAACSQFFHKFFQDFTQEPMVEIEGVSNMAFRQLMEFTYTATLAVVGKEEAFDVWKAAEYLQMQEAIKALTKKINDPPSVMPKSNNKKRKIAETSCVITEALPTVEGAPVEIEVMADGAIEVEDSVLEEVVDAAKNAQSNDSALALLADITSKYQQGEPSLEIIKKGDIEEEVQYQEETVTASKVIENVEVVEVQISQMDNAFRCTNCDRTFKLFYHLKQHMKTHISLLKKPHVCIHCGKAYTREGALIQHLGTFHFDAEEQAQNQKTPKRVHICEYCKKHFDHFGHFKEHLRKHTGEKPYECPDCHERFARNSTLKCHMAACQNGAGAKKGRKKLYECQVCSSVFNSWDQFKDHLVSHTGDKPNHCTMCDLWFTNPQELKSHLKDIHSIDDEKSSEELVLADTAATAALTITTQNIEATETVILEDGIQVANVTVNPIEVIEMEETTTVVVEDGGVAEMCEEDVERLKQAGLRIQMVHVSSGDMDEQQVAHPQVEVELEEEMINVEETIQAVVV